In the Candidatus Dechloromonas phosphoritropha genome, TCGAGGGCGATGCCCAGACGTGTGCGCCAGCGATGGAAGCTGGTATCGCTGATCCCTTCGCGTTTGCAGAAGGTCGCAACGTTCAAACCGCTGCCCGGAAATCGCGACAGCAACGCCTCCCATTCGCTCGCGCTACGCCGCACCCGCGACCCTTCCCCTGCCTTGGCCATCCTGGCCTCCTCCGCGTTTCGTGATTCGAGGAGGACATTGTCGACAGCACGATCGGCGCTGGAAAGAACGCCGCAGAGTTACCGGTTACGCATGAGGTGCTGATGGTCTACCGGGACGTTTCCCTCTACACCGAAGGCGCCGTTCATGATGGACGGCCGAACCCGATTTACACGGTCAGTGTCGATGAAAAGCCCGGCGTTCAAGCGATTGGCTTGACGGCGCCTGACCGGCCACCGGTTCCCGGCAAAGCACCGACGGTGAGTCGGGATTACGAGTACGTCCGCCATGGAACCGTATCGATCCTGGCCGGCATCGACTTGCACGCCGGCCATGTGTTTGCCCAGGTTGAAGATCGGCACCGCAGTTGCGAATTCATCGGTTTGCTCCGTTCAATCGATGCGTACTACCCGCCGGAGGCCATTATCCGTGTCGTCCTCGACAATCACTCGGCCCACATCTCGAAAGAGACGATGGCTTACTTGGCGACGCGACCCGGACGTTTCGAGTATGTTCATACACCCAAGCATGGTTCTTGGCTCAACTTGATCGAATGCGCTTTCTCGAAAATGGCCCGGACCTTCCTCCGCCATATCCGCGTCGCCTCGATTCATGAACTCAAAGCGCGCATCCTGAAAGGTATCGATGAAATGAACGCCACCCCAGTTGTCTTTCGCTGGAAGAAATTCGACCTCGAAATCGCATAATACGTAATTATATTGATGGAACGATATACTAGTCGGTCACAATCATCAGGTGCTTGTCCACGGATAGGGTATCGAGCGGCGGGTAGATACGCTCACGATAGTCTTTGACATGCGCGGTGACGAGCGCAGCGATTTCCGCATCGCCCAGTACGCGACTGAAGACGCCGTCTCGCGGGTTGGTAAATTGTTGGCGTAGTGCCATCGCACCGCGCCGTAATCGAGCAGCTTTACTATCCTTCATTCGGGCTGACCTCGCTGCAGTTTGCCGTTCGTTTCGCAACAAAAGCTTACCGCTTCGGGCTGTCAGCCCCTTACTTTACTGACCAGCTATCGGCTTAAACTTGTGACATGAGAGTGAGATCTCATTAACCATTATCTGGGTGAGCCGACCTCACCGCCACGCCTGATGCCGGCACGCGCGCAGCCGCTGTGGGAGATCGCGGGCGTCGCGCCGGACGAGAGCGATCCGCAAGCGCAACCTGCACCGGAACATGCCGCGAAGCAAATCCTTGGCGGGACGAGTTCGATCAGCGCATCGCGTGGTCGGGCAACAGACGAACAGACGTCGCTCGTCGGGTGGCCTCAGGCACAGACAACGTGCATGCAGTGGCGGGCCGTTCAGGTTCCTTCGACACAAGTTCCCAGATTGACTACGACTGAAACGCAAGAGATACTGTGAAGGTGGCCTTGAATTTCCTATCCTTGTCCCTCAGCGAGGGTGAGGAATACCCCAAGCGATTTAGACGTCATGGGCGACCCTGCCCACGCTTGACCGTTCGGAAGTGGGGTGCAAAAGTGCGCCGGTCGGCTGCGCTTCGGAGACCCATGTGAAGACCCCGTACTACCTAATAGACGAGCGCAAGCTGTTGCGGAATCTGAAGATCATCCAGCGCGTGCGGGAGTCCTCGGGGGCCAAGTCGATGTTGGCGCTCAAGTGCTTCTCCACCTGGACCGTCTTTCCGCTCATGCAGCAGTACTTGGACGGCACCACCAGCAGCGGCGTGTATGAGGCCCGGCTCGGCTACGAGAAGTTCGGCAAGGAGGTGCACGCTTACAGCGTCGCCTTTTCCGGAGCGGAAATCCGCGAGGTCTGCCGCTACGCGGACAAGATCATCTTCAACTCGGTGCCGCAATTGGAGGCGTTCGCGGACGACATTCGCGGCCTGCCCGTGGGAATTCGCGTGAATCCCGGCGTCAGTTATTCGCACTTCGACCTCGCCGACCCGGCCGGACGGCACTCCCGGCTCGGGGTGCGCGATCCGAAGGAACTCGAACGCGTGGCAGACCGCTTGAGCGGCGTGATGTTCCACTTCAACTGCGAGAACGACGACTTCTCCGATTTCTCCAGGAACCTGTGCCTTATCGAGCGGCAGTACGGCTCGCTTCTCCAACGCCTGGAGTGGGTAAGCCTCGGCGGGGGACTCTACTTCACGAAGCGCGGCTACC is a window encoding:
- a CDS encoding IS66 family insertion sequence element accessory protein TnpB, which translates into the protein MAKAGEGSRVRRSASEWEALLSRFPGSGLNVATFCKREGISDTSFHRWRTRLGIALDSQDKASGQPATFVDVGPLSTTTATPARFHLTLDLGGGLILQLERR
- the nspC gene encoding carboxynorspermidine decarboxylase, whose product is MKTPYYLIDERKLLRNLKIIQRVRESSGAKSMLALKCFSTWTVFPLMQQYLDGTTSSGVYEARLGYEKFGKEVHAYSVAFSGAEIREVCRYADKIIFNSVPQLEAFADDIRGLPVGIRVNPGVSYSHFDLADPAGRHSRLGVRDPKELERVADRLSGVMFHFNCENDDFSDFSRNLCLIERQYGSLLQRLEWVSLGGGLYFTKRGYPLAALCAKLKEFSRRFGVQVYLEPGESAITGAGELVTTVLDVVHNEAEIAIVDASTEAHMLDLLIYRIPAKIASPRPGPHPVIIAGRSCLAGDIFGSYQLASRLKPGSTVRFADTAGYTLVKKNWFNGLPMPAICVRRLDGTLDMVRRFGYKDFRTSHS